The Macadamia integrifolia cultivar HAES 741 chromosome 3, SCU_Mint_v3, whole genome shotgun sequence genome segment AAAGAAGGAAACAGGATGAAATTGGAATTTGAAAACATAATTCTTATGGGATTCTGGTTCATCTatatgttctttttcttcttatctcAGATTATATTGAATCTCACCGGAGACAAGGCTGGTATAGTTAGTTAGccaaaaatataagaaataggAAAGCAATCTGGATATTGCACCTTTCTAGAGGAAAACAATGACTGAAAGTGTCAAGAAACGCAATTCTAAGTGGGATTTGGTAGTGGAAACTGATGTCCCTGCTGAAAGCGGACATGGAAATATTTGTCCTGATAAAGCAGGCGAGCCCATTTGTAATAAAGAATCAAGCCCAGGATGGAATTCTCTGAAGGTTGCTGTTAGTCAACATCCAAGGTGGTCTAACATGGAGTTGAACAAAATTGGGAAGCATTTACCTGCAAGAAGAGATGCAGAGCAGGGTGAGAGTCCAGACAGAGACACTGATGGAATCTCGCAAAGAATGACAAGATGGGGTGGGGGTCGAAGTTACAGCTCCAGCGTATCTCCTGGCCCTGATGCCTGGAGACACCATGATCAGGGTCACTCACCAAAGAGTAGTTGGAGGTCGCACAGGTGCGTGAATTGTTGGATGAACCTAAACATATCACATATGTCCATCTCCATGAATGTTatgtttctttttccccttgttttcttttcaaaCAAGAGACTACTTCTGGAAAATAGGGAAGACCATGCTTTTTGGTTGTGATTATTTAAATTGGATTCTCTGTattgcctttttcttttggtgcaACGTgcaggagcaggagcaggagcaggagcaggagcaggagTAGGAGTAGGAGCAGGAGCAGAAGCAGGAGCAGGAGTAGGAGTAGGAGCCCGCTCCATGGTTTTAAGTCGGAATCAGAGCACTGGAGAGACAGAAGCAGAAGTGGATCAGGAGTATCAGCTCCGACATGTAATGATTTTGCTGCAGGGAGGTGTAGGAGAGGTAGTCAGTGCAGATATCTTCATCAGGACAACCGTGACTATGGGGATAGGGGGCATTCAGAGCGTGGTCAAGTGGAAAGATGGAGAGGTAGGCGTGAGAATGGTCCAACTTCAGAAAGTGGGAAAAGCTGGGGAAGCAGGCATGAGAGAGGATCATTTTCAAGGCATTCTAATGATGGAGAGCTAAGAGATTACTCCCGAGACATAATTGCACATGGGTATGGAGACAGGGAGAAGCATGAGCTGCCCAGGAACAACAAATCTACCAATCCCTGTAATGATTTTCTGAAAGGCAACTGTTCTAGGGGTTCATTTTGTAAATATGCCCATCATGATGTCTTAGGTGATGGTCATGGTGGATGGTCTCCAAAAGATGTGACAAGAGAAAGGGTCCAAGACAGAAGGGAGGTACGTGAGTACGATCATGGACGTGAACCATCTAGAAATAATGGTATTCCTTGCAAGTTTTTTGCTTCTGGAAATTGCAACAAGGGGACACATTGCAGGTTCTCTCATGATGGTCCAGGACATTGCAGGTCCGAAGGCAGGTCTCAGGGTGATAGGTGGGGCCAGAATTTGGATAATGACGACAAGTCATGGGGAGGTCCAAAATGGGGTGATACCGCAGTGGCCCCAGATGTTGCCAAGGATGATAGATTGGGGCTCACATTGGACAACAAAGACAATTCATGGGGAGGTCCAAAACAGAGTGATACAGCAACCAGCTATGATGTTGCGATGGAGGATAAGTGGGGCCATAATTTGGGTAATGAACCCGATTCATGGGGAGGTTCAAAATGGAGCGACACAGCAGCTGGGCCTGATGTTGTGAAGTCTTCCCACTATAGGACTGACAATGGGGTTGGAAAAGTGGGTTTTAACGAACCATGTGCTACTAAGAGGTCTACAGATGATCAGTGGGGCCATAGTTCCGATAATGAGAAGAGACCACGGGGAGGTCCAAGATGGAGTGACAAAGCAGCTGAACAAGATGGGTGTGGATCTCCACATCGGAGTGAAAATAATGGTGCAACCATTAGTGTTCCTGAATCAATTGGTGGTAGCAAACCACTTGTTGCTGCTGCTCCTACTGCAGCTGCTATCATGGAGCGACATCCTTTCTACATTGATAACGTAGAACAGGGACAGGGTCCTCAAGATCCACCATCTCAAACTCCAAATGGGTTCTCTTTACCCACCTGTGAACAGAACACGACTCAAGTAGTTTTACACCAACAGCAACATTCTAATTCAAGAGGGGATGCTGCTATTGCATTCCCCTGCAGAGAGAGCAACAGTCTGCCTATGGTTCCCATGCCCAGGCAAAGCTTCAATCATGATGGCCAGAGTGGAAGGGTTTCGGGCTTTAACCTGATTCAGCAAAGTGGGCAAATAGATCCTCCACACCCTCCAAGTGGACGGACTTTGAATCTTAGTGGGAAAACACAATCAATAATCTCTGGTTCACCTTCAAATCTACAAGGTCAAACAACTTTCCATATGGGTGAGCCTATTACTAAATCAGAAACAGTGGATGTGAAAACATCAAACATAACTTCTGTAGCTCCGCTTAATCATAATGTAGTGACTAGTGAGCAGGTTGCTCACATAACTACCCTTTCAGCATCATTGGCTCAGATATTTGGAAATGGGCGGCAGCTTCCACAATTATATGCTGCTTTAAACCCCCTTAATAATACAGGCATGGTCCCTTCCCAGCCAAATGCTGCAGCACCTAGCACGACAGTTACTTTACCATCTAATGATCCTAGTCAAATCACCTGGTTTCAAAAGCCATATGATCCTATGGGTACTAGCATTGAATCAAGCAGGCCCAACACCAATGACCAACCCCCAGTGTTCTCATCAAGTCATGTTGAACAGAATGAAGTAACTGAACAGATGCCTTTAAAAAGTTCTGCTCCATCATCTCTTAAGAATGTCTTTTCAGAGGAAGCACTTAAGCATGAGTCTCATGAGTCAAAGCAGCTGGAGCCCATTGCAGCAGGTGAGGTTGTGGAAAAGAACGAGGCAAatgatcagagaaagaaagagcaGGTAAATGGTGATCCAGAGGACAGGGATGTTGAAGGTCGGGTTGATGAAGAATGCAAAAGGAGTAAGGATGTGAAGGGTATGCGTTTGTTTAAGTTTGCACTGGTGGAGTTTGTCAAGGAGATTCTAAAGCCCACATGGAAGGAAGGACAAATGAGCAAGGAGGCTCACAAGACCATAGTGAAAAAAGTTGTTGATAAAGTGACTGGTACTATTCAAGGGGATCATGTCCCTCAGACACAAGAGAAAATTGATCAGTATCTCTCATATTCTAAACCAAAGCTTACCAAACTTGTACAGGTCAGTACCAATTCATTGTGTTTCAAATCTGGCTGAAATTACTTTCTCATTTGTCCTATTGAGTAATTCTGGTCTTGTTATCTTTTTTCTCCCTCTGCAGGCATATGTGGAAAAGTACCTGAAGAGTTAAGACTCTGCTTGAAAACCTTCATTTTATTCGTTATTTATGTCAAACATGATAATCTGTCAAATCATTGGAAACTTGTTTGTATATCTTGGTCTTAGCCTACTTCAATGTAGAGGTATGATTTTGTATATCCCCATTTTATATATGTGCTCCCTGAATTAAGTTGGCCCTCTTTTTCTGCATGTAGATATTATGCAGTGCGGACCCTTGTTGTTCAACGAATTGTTTGGTGctcatcattttttttgggggataaTTTACTTCTTTCAGTGAATGGGAATTCTTGTTTTTAATCTATGTTAGCTCACATTCAAATTGCATATTGTGACTTTTATGTCTGCTAGTTCAATGGATTATGATATTTTTCCCCACTTTCTGAGCTGTTTGGTGAGAGTAATCAGTACTGCATTGTTTTTCTATCCTGCACTATAACTTTTCATATGATGCCTCCTTAAAGATCATTCTCCCACATTTTTCCATCAATTTATCCTTTTTGTACTTGTGGATTAAAACTAGTCCCTTCCATTGGGGCTAAAGTCTTTGGTCTGCATACTGATCAGCACAACTGACGTGATTTTATGACATTAGGAGAAACTGATATATTCTGCCCCATCCATTCTATCAAGTTGAGCTCTTTCTTTGTTTGTTATAGTGCTTAATTATCACTGCTCATATGTGTGGTTGGTTTTTCGAGAATGGCTTTTCTTCCACATGCTTGAAACTAGGTTTGAGCTGCTCACACTTTGGTGGCACAAAGATGGTTTTACTTATCATGCCGTCTCCATTCTATTCATCTAATCGAATTTTGATCTCTTTCATACCATCATGTCATGGAGCTTCACTTTGTTTTGTCATAATAATTTTTCCCAGATGGGTTCTTTTCCACATGCTTGAAGCTAGGATTTTAACTTCTCAGGATTGCATGTTCATATCAGCACCTGCTGGTTCTTCTTTAAAAGTTCAATTAGGATTGTCAGATCAACATGAAACTGTGGGTGAAATACAGAGGTTGGAAGTATCATCTGTATATTGGTGCCTGCTGGTTCTGTCTTTTATGTGGTTTCTTATCTACTGATAAGGATTGATCAGTATGGCTGCACTCGTTAATTCTTTTGCTGCATTTACATGTCACTGGTTGGCCGGCGCTCCATAGATTTGGGTTTTTGTCAGGTTTTTATGTCTGTTAAGTTATCCATGGAGCATTTTCTCCAAATGGTGCTCATCTTTGTTGGATATTATGCAATTTTGTTTCTTCCAAAACATGAAAACATGGATTGTTTTTTGCTTGAAGGCTTATTTTGATGTTCCTTTGTGAGATTTTTACTGGTATACATGGATTGTCCATTGAACTAGAGCTAAAACGACCTTGGATCTGTTGATGGTGTGGGGTGATTTGCAAGTTTTGCTACTTTCTTTGTATATGCTTCATCTTAATTTATGCATTATTCTATGCTGGCATCTTGTGTTGAATTTGCAGTTAGCTTGGATCGGTAAGATttctttttttacctttttccttCTCCCTTGCACTCCAGGGAAGGGAGTGGTAAAAGGTTGCTTTATTGGGAGATTGAGAAAAGTATTTCAGTATACAATGGGTATAGCGGATATTTTGTCAATCCTGTAAATTTAACATATATTTACTCAAATTCTCCTATGAAATACTtgtttactgttttttttttgtttttcttgtttttttaagatttaaagGTTTAAGAAAAGAtatacctagtgcacgaggcacCTGTCATTGTAAGATGAGGGTCATAATAATTGTTTAGTCATTCCTCTAATAAGCAAATTTacattttccttcttccttggctttttAAACTGCCTGGATTATATCCTtaaatgtaggggtgtcaatttgtggcctgaaccgggtaaaccgactgggaccgaccgtttaaagaccggccaggcccggaccgtttattaaacatgtcgggcttgagcccggcccgtttataaatggtcggtctcgattttgctacttgaatcgtcgggcgcccgaccgagaccgaccgagaccgaccgaataacgcccgagcgagaccggcctattgtgcaccgacttggcccgaccctttaatgattgtagaatacctattttaccccccaaattaaagaataaaaactaaaaagtaaagacatgttcaaattttaaataatggttatattttgtatcatttattgatttattgtcatttttttgggcttgcataagtgggtcggaatataatagcacattttaaagagggtccgtttaaaaatcggttaaagcccgtttaacattaaacatgtccgtaattcggttaaggcccgactaaagtccgattaaggtggcccgattataacccgagaccgactgaccgaatataaagtgtaccatgccctcaatagctaagcccgattagttaaatgggcggacacggtgtagcctttgaaagtcttcaagcccgattaagccagaccgaaaccgaaccggcccgaccggttgacacccctacttaaaTGGCTATTTTCACTATGTTTTCATTTcacttttgaaatttaaatctacCTTTTAAGTACATAATAAGATGATCTATATATTACATaattattaataatattttaaacaTTTATATCGACACCTGGAATCATATGGTATGCattcttttaaaaattttcaccaAATTACTTGACTAATTAAAttaagggaaaaggctgggGATGCTAGCAGGTTACCTTGgaatagggtatgctagcggatagtgACCGTTAGATTAGATGGATTAAATCCATGCCGTTGAATCTATATAGTATGTATAACTTTACATATACAAATTAATATACAAAACATACAAGAATATGTATGTACGATTGTGTCAAGTGTACAACTGTACATATCTGACTTTTCTATGCCATCTACCAATGTTggtatttccttctttttctgaaATTATTTGCATCCCTATTCTTCTTCTACTTGTTTCTTCGAAGAACACCATTGCCCGCATGTCTGCATTTTCAGTTCAAATCGAAACGTTCCACCCATTTACCCATCTATTCTACAACTTGCCCCACCCAACATCCACCCTCCCGTTAGCTCCACCTCCAGAACTTTTGCACCCCTTTCATGGCTCTCCCAACTCTGTGACCACCAGGAACCTCTCTGCAACCAACCCGATCGATTCCAACCCTTGCCTTTCCAACCAACTCTGACCCActtttctcttgtttctttctttgctaatttcatatttttaaatAGGGGTGGGATTGCCACTGAAACAAGGCTGTTAACAGCTTCGCCCAAGCTTCATTATCCATGACAAAAccagaaatttcaaattaatcaTGGCTGAAACCTAACGATcttcaatctttttttcttttttttttaccaagaaaacCGCTTAGAAAGGGAGAATAAGAGGGCGAGGGTGAGAGTGTGAGTGGGGGTAAATTAGATAAAAGAGAGGGATTAGAGAGATGGGAAGAATGGCATGAGAGAAGACACAATGGTGCGAGTTGCAGAAGGTGGGGGTAGGGCGGGGCTGGGTGAGAGCCGGCAGTTAGGGTTGTGTTACTTCATCGgagtaggaggaggaggaagaagagataatGAGGAATGGGAGAAAGGCGTGAGTCCCACTGTTCTtataattaatgaaaaaaaaaatgactgtTTAAGATGATCCAGAGTATTTCCCTCTTTCCAATAAAGTTGTATTTGCAGGTGTcagtatttctctctcttactgtatttaagattaaaataataattataaatccAACGATTTAAATCAAATTGATGAAATCTGACGGTCAACAAACGCTAGCATGCCTAATTCTTAGGTAACACGCtagcatgcccaaccctctcaTATCAAATAATTCTAATATATATTTAGGACAAATTGACACGAGAGTTGTAGATAAAAATTATGCCATAAAATTGGTCAATCCAAAATATACATCAAATACTATTCCTTGTTGGATTGAGGGTGACCATGTGGACGTTAGGATGAAGTATAGACATTATAGAATTAATAATTACGTATAATACCTGATATAGTCATCTTAATATCTATTTAGGAGGTAgttttaaaggaaaaagaaagggtatACCAAGTGCATGAGGCACCTGTCATTGCAAGATTAGAGGGTCATAATATATGCAACTTTCATGGAAGTTGTTTTCTGACATGAATCTATGATCATTAGGTTGccatggagcaaccttaccattgcgtCGAGGTCCACAGTCTAGGTAGATTTAAAATTGACGTTGAAAAATAGTGAATATATACACCATTGAAGCTCTGTTTGGTTATgagggaaatagaaggaaagggaagggaaaattTCAAACCTAAGAAAGAAACTTTCGTAGTCATTACCCCACATGATTATATTAGTAACTATGTATCATTCCGTTTGTGGTAATGAAAATTCTATTTACTTTGCTTCTAAATCCCTTGTTCCTCTTAATTGCATGCCTTGATCAAACTATCAATAACCTTTTTTGCACTACACTAAACTTTTAATGCCTCAATTCTAATGCATCCGATATTAATGATCACTTGTCTGGGTAGGTGCTTCTTCAAGGTGATTAGAAGATGTCTAATAACATCCAGAAAGGAAACATTGTCCTGATCAAAAGACCAAAGGACTGAAGGTATAGTATATTGCTAGAtttatcatttcatataaaactaattaaacttaACAAAGATTAACATCAGCCATATACAGTTCATCTAATCCTCCAATTTCAACTTGAAAGCGAATCACATAGATGTCATCAATCACATTCTTAGCATCAGACAAAACAAAACAGGTCTAAGACCCCATATACAACTCTTTGgcacataaaaaaagaaaaaagaaaaaaaaaagggcccaTGTCACAAGCTCCATTGATTTCTGGAGAGGTGCTTAGATCTGTTAGTCAACAAATCAATCTAAGAAACCCTTTTCCAAACAGAAATAAATTTAGTCATCTCCTTCATGTGTTACAGTTGTGcctataattattaattattaggTATCCCATTATAGAATAAAGAACCCGTTACATTCAAATGATGCTAGCTAGTTTTGACTGCATGCACTTCATAAGTACTTTATCGAAGATACTAACTAGCTCACAGCTCACTTCACTGTTAAAAGTCTTTGGTTCTGGTATATGGGATCTGAAGGATCCGATCCTATCTTAAAGGCATAActttttttggtggaagaaAAGGGCTCAACTAACCTTTATAAATTTAAGGTGATTTTACTATTTATTTGTTACATAGATTTCCATAAGTCCTATACAGTGTATCGTTTGGTATAAATTAAGGTAAGAAACAGTAAGAGAAAATTTGAATTGAATGatacttttctttcttcctctactATCATTTAGAAGCAAATTTAAAGTTGTTTTAATTGGGTGTTACAGTGATGACAGCATTGAACAAGAATAATGGCTCCCTATTCTCTTTGAgcagttatatatatatataaatatatgattatcaagagaaaatattgagagagagagagagagagaatcttagAGGCAGTAGATTTTAAAGgcaaatcaatatatatatatatatatatatagggaaaaaagTTGagtatgccgtcgatatcaagtatgctagcacccattgtgtgaTATAACCCGATATTACACCCAAGATTAAGAATAACATAAATGTGAGTATGACTAGACACGACCATCTCTGTTGGAATCTCTATATTAATCAAAATGGGCTTGTTCCTAGATTAAAGCTACaaaatttatataaataaaataaaaaaatttaaaggctCAGCATATGCAGTTGAACAATTCCATGTGTACTCTTAATACCTTTCACTCGTAAAATCAAATCGACCCCATTGTTGGGTTACTCCATATGTGTTTTACAATGTAATAAccacattaattaaataaagaagttCACAAAACTAGAGATTttcatttgtgttttttttttttggccaacgACAGGTATCTaagccttcggcttgactagtcccgtgggctTATACTAATCCTACAAtggcatgg includes the following:
- the LOC122073009 gene encoding zinc finger CCCH domain-containing protein 55-like isoform X3; protein product: MTESVKKRNSKWDLVVETDVPAESGHGNICPDKAGEPICNKESSPGWNSLKVAVSQHPRWSNMELNKIGKHLPARRDAEQGESPDRDTDGISQRMTRWGGGRSYSSSVSPGPDAWRHHDQGHSPKSSWRSHRSRSRSRSRSRSRSRSRSRSRSRSPLHGFKSESEHWRDRSRSGSGVSAPTCNDFAAGRCRRGSQCRYLHQDNRDYGDRGHSERGQVERWRGRRENGPTSESGKSWGSRHERGSFSRHSNDGELRDYSRDIIAHGYGDREKHELPRNNKSTNPCNDFLKGNCSRGSFCKYAHHDVLGDGHGGWSPKDVTRERVQDRREVREYDHGREPSRNNGIPCKFFASGNCNKGTHCRFSHDGPGHCRSEGRSQGDRWGQNLDNDDKSWGGPKWGDTAVAPDVAKDDRLGLTLDNKDNSWGGPKQSDTATSYDVAMEDKWGHNLGNEPDSWGGSKWSDTAAGPDVVKSSHYRTDNGVGKVGFNEPCATKRSTDDQWGHSSDNEKRPRGGPRWSDKAAEQDGCGSPHRSENNGATISVPESIGGSKPLVAAAPTAAAIMERHPFYIDNVEQGQGPQDPPSQTPNGFSLPTCEQNTTQVVLHQQQHSNSRGDAAIAFPCRESNSLPMVPMPRQSFNHDGQSGRVSGFNLIQQSGQIDPPHPPSGRTLNLSGKTQSIISGSPSNLQGQTTFHMGEPITKSETVDVKTSNITSVAPLNHNVVTSEQVAHITTLSASLAQIFGNGRQLPQLYAALNPLNNTGMVPSQPNAAAPSTTVTLPSNDPSQITWFQKPYDPMGTSIESSRPNTNDQPPVFSSSHVEQNEVTEQMPLKSSAPSSLKNVFSEEALKHESHESKQLEPIAAGEVVEKNEANDQRKKEQVNGDPEDRDVEGRVDEECKRSKDVKGMRLFKFALVEFVKEILKPTWKEGQMSKEAHKTIVKKVVDKVTGTIQGDHVPQTQEKIDQYLSYSKPKLTKLVQAYVEKYLKS
- the LOC122073009 gene encoding zinc finger CCCH domain-containing protein 55-like isoform X1, which codes for MTESVKKRNSKWDLVVETDVPAESGHGNICPDKAGEPICNKESSPGWNSLKVAVSQHPRWSNMELNKIGKHLPARRDAEQGESPDRDTDGISQRMTRWGGGRSYSSSVSPGPDAWRHHDQGHSPKSSWRSHRSRSRSRSRSRSRSRSRSRSRSRSRSRSPLHGFKSESEHWRDRSRSGSGVSAPTCNDFAAGRCRRGSQCRYLHQDNRDYGDRGHSERGQVERWRGRRENGPTSESGKSWGSRHERGSFSRHSNDGELRDYSRDIIAHGYGDREKHELPRNNKSTNPCNDFLKGNCSRGSFCKYAHHDVLGDGHGGWSPKDVTRERVQDRREVREYDHGREPSRNNGIPCKFFASGNCNKGTHCRFSHDGPGHCRSEGRSQGDRWGQNLDNDDKSWGGPKWGDTAVAPDVAKDDRLGLTLDNKDNSWGGPKQSDTATSYDVAMEDKWGHNLGNEPDSWGGSKWSDTAAGPDVVKSSHYRTDNGVGKVGFNEPCATKRSTDDQWGHSSDNEKRPRGGPRWSDKAAEQDGCGSPHRSENNGATISVPESIGGSKPLVAAAPTAAAIMERHPFYIDNVEQGQGPQDPPSQTPNGFSLPTCEQNTTQVVLHQQQHSNSRGDAAIAFPCRESNSLPMVPMPRQSFNHDGQSGRVSGFNLIQQSGQIDPPHPPSGRTLNLSGKTQSIISGSPSNLQGQTTFHMGEPITKSETVDVKTSNITSVAPLNHNVVTSEQVAHITTLSASLAQIFGNGRQLPQLYAALNPLNNTGMVPSQPNAAAPSTTVTLPSNDPSQITWFQKPYDPMGTSIESSRPNTNDQPPVFSSSHVEQNEVTEQMPLKSSAPSSLKNVFSEEALKHESHESKQLEPIAAGEVVEKNEANDQRKKEQVNGDPEDRDVEGRVDEECKRSKDVKGMRLFKFALVEFVKEILKPTWKEGQMSKEAHKTIVKKVVDKVTGTIQGDHVPQTQEKIDQYLSYSKPKLTKLVQAYVEKYLKS
- the LOC122073009 gene encoding zinc finger CCCH domain-containing protein 55-like isoform X2, whose product is MTESVKKRNSKWDLVVETDVPAESGHGNICPDKAGEPICNKESSPGWNSLKVAVSQHPRWSNMELNKIGKHLPARRDAEQGESPDRDTDGISQRMTRWGGGRSYSSSVSPGPDAWRHHDQGHSPKSSWRSHRSRSRSRSRSRSRSRSRSRSRSRSRSPLHGFKSESEHWRDRSRSGSGVSAPTCNDFAAGRCRRGSQCRYLHQDNRDYGDRGHSERGQVERWRGRRENGPTSESGKSWGSRHERGSFSRHSNDGELRDYSRDIIAHGYGDREKHELPRNNKSTNPCNDFLKGNCSRGSFCKYAHHDVLGDGHGGWSPKDVTRERVQDRREVREYDHGREPSRNNGIPCKFFASGNCNKGTHCRFSHDGPGHCRSEGRSQGDRWGQNLDNDDKSWGGPKWGDTAVAPDVAKDDRLGLTLDNKDNSWGGPKQSDTATSYDVAMEDKWGHNLGNEPDSWGGSKWSDTAAGPDVVKSSHYRTDNGVGKVGFNEPCATKRSTDDQWGHSSDNEKRPRGGPRWSDKAAEQDGCGSPHRSENNGATISVPESIGGSKPLVAAAPTAAAIMERHPFYIDNVEQGQGPQDPPSQTPNGFSLPTCEQNTTQVVLHQQQHSNSRGDAAIAFPCRESNSLPMVPMPRQSFNHDGQSGRVSGFNLIQQSGQIDPPHPPSGRTLNLSGKTQSIISGSPSNLQGQTTFHMGEPITKSETVDVKTSNITSVAPLNHNVVTSEQVAHITTLSASLAQIFGNGRQLPQLYAALNPLNNTGMVPSQPNAAAPSTTVTLPSNDPSQITWFQKPYDPMGTSIESSRPNTNDQPPVFSSSHVEQNEVTEQMPLKSSAPSSLKNVFSEEALKHESHESKQLEPIAAGEVVEKNEANDQRKKEQVNGDPEDRDVEGRVDEECKRSKDVKGMRLFKFALVEFVKEILKPTWKEGQMSKEAHKTIVKKVVDKVTGTIQGDHVPQTQEKIDQYLSYSKPKLTKLVQAYVEKYLKS
- the LOC122073009 gene encoding zinc finger CCCH domain-containing protein 55-like isoform X4, with amino-acid sequence MTESVKKRNSKWDLVVETDVPAESGHGNICPDKAGEPICNKESSPGWNSLKVAVSQHPRWSNMELNKIGKHLPARRDAEQGESPDRDTDGISQRMTRWGGGRSYSSSVSPGPDAWRHHDQGHSPKSSWRSHRSRSRSRSRSRSRSRSRSRSRSPLHGFKSESEHWRDRSRSGSGVSAPTCNDFAAGRCRRGSQCRYLHQDNRDYGDRGHSERGQVERWRGRRENGPTSESGKSWGSRHERGSFSRHSNDGELRDYSRDIIAHGYGDREKHELPRNNKSTNPCNDFLKGNCSRGSFCKYAHHDVLGDGHGGWSPKDVTRERVQDRREVREYDHGREPSRNNGIPCKFFASGNCNKGTHCRFSHDGPGHCRSEGRSQGDRWGQNLDNDDKSWGGPKWGDTAVAPDVAKDDRLGLTLDNKDNSWGGPKQSDTATSYDVAMEDKWGHNLGNEPDSWGGSKWSDTAAGPDVVKSSHYRTDNGVGKVGFNEPCATKRSTDDQWGHSSDNEKRPRGGPRWSDKAAEQDGCGSPHRSENNGATISVPESIGGSKPLVAAAPTAAAIMERHPFYIDNVEQGQGPQDPPSQTPNGFSLPTCEQNTTQVVLHQQQHSNSRGDAAIAFPCRESNSLPMVPMPRQSFNHDGQSGRVSGFNLIQQSGQIDPPHPPSGRTLNLSGKTQSIISGSPSNLQGQTTFHMGEPITKSETVDVKTSNITSVAPLNHNVVTSEQVAHITTLSASLAQIFGNGRQLPQLYAALNPLNNTGMVPSQPNAAAPSTTVTLPSNDPSQITWFQKPYDPMGTSIESSRPNTNDQPPVFSSSHVEQNEVTEQMPLKSSAPSSLKNVFSEEALKHESHESKQLEPIAAGEVVEKNEANDQRKKEQVNGDPEDRDVEGRVDEECKRSKDVKGMRLFKFALVEFVKEILKPTWKEGQMSKEAHKTIVKKVVDKVTGTIQGDHVPQTQEKIDQYLSYSKPKLTKLVQAYVEKYLKS